One window of the Pseudarthrobacter sp. ATCC 49987 genome contains the following:
- a CDS encoding DivIVA domain-containing protein: protein MALTPEDVVNKRFQPTKFREGYDQDEVDDFLDEIVVELRRLNQENDELRKKLAELGAGTPASSAAAAPVVEKVPAPVKAEKEDRAKAEAEAKAAEAAKAAEVAKKKEAEQAAAPARAAATPAAESAAGLLAMAQQMHDKHVADGEQQRDKIIAEAQIEASSLVNDAQEKSRKILGALEQQRSVLERKVEQLRGFERDYRSRLKAYIEGQLRDLDARGSVAAPEVEASS from the coding sequence ATGGCTTTGACGCCAGAAGACGTTGTCAACAAGCGCTTTCAGCCGACCAAGTTCCGCGAAGGCTACGACCAGGATGAAGTTGATGACTTCCTGGACGAGATCGTCGTCGAACTGCGACGCCTGAACCAGGAGAACGACGAGCTGCGCAAGAAGCTTGCCGAACTGGGCGCCGGCACGCCTGCCAGCTCCGCCGCCGCGGCTCCCGTCGTGGAAAAGGTTCCGGCACCCGTCAAGGCCGAGAAGGAAGACCGCGCCAAGGCTGAAGCCGAGGCCAAGGCCGCTGAAGCCGCCAAGGCTGCTGAAGTTGCCAAGAAGAAGGAAGCCGAGCAGGCAGCTGCCCCGGCACGCGCCGCCGCCACCCCGGCAGCCGAGTCCGCTGCGGGCCTGCTGGCAATGGCGCAGCAGATGCACGACAAGCACGTCGCCGACGGCGAGCAGCAGCGCGACAAGATCATCGCCGAAGCGCAGATCGAAGCCAGCAGCCTCGTCAACGACGCCCAGGAGAAGTCCCGCAAGATCCTCGGTGCCCTCGAGCAGCAGCGCTCCGTCCTGGAACGCAAGGTCGAGCAGCTCCGCGGCTTCGAGCGCGACTACCGTTCACGCCTGAAGGCCTACATCGAAGGCCAGCTGCGTGACCTGGATGCCCGTGGCTCCGTGGCTGCCCCTGAGGTCGAAGCCAGCAGCTAA
- a CDS encoding cell division protein SepF yields MAGALRKTMIYLGLADGDEHYESEHQTSHKDEDDSMEHDREERRAPAPVREAPREEPYAAEEEYRAPVTPIKRAASSREEHTGLRQITTIHPRSYNDAKLIGESFRDGIPVIMNVTDMGEADAKRLVDFSAGLVFGLRGSIERVTNKVFLLSPSYVEVIGDDKKVSETQAAFFNQS; encoded by the coding sequence ATGGCCGGCGCTCTGCGCAAGACAATGATCTATCTTGGGCTCGCCGATGGCGACGAGCACTACGAGTCCGAGCACCAAACATCGCACAAGGATGAGGACGATTCCATGGAGCATGACCGCGAGGAACGCCGCGCACCCGCGCCCGTCCGCGAGGCCCCCAGGGAAGAGCCCTACGCCGCTGAAGAGGAATATCGCGCACCTGTGACACCCATCAAGCGAGCGGCGTCGAGCCGCGAAGAGCACACCGGACTCCGCCAGATCACCACGATCCACCCGCGGTCCTACAACGACGCCAAACTCATCGGTGAGAGCTTCCGTGACGGCATCCCCGTCATCATGAACGTCACGGACATGGGTGAAGCGGACGCGAAGCGGCTCGTCGACTTCTCTGCCGGATTGGTCTTCGGACTTCGCGGCAGCATCGAGCGCGTCACGAACAAGGTCTTCCTGCTGTCGCCGTCGTACGTTGAAGTCATCGGCGACGACAAGAAGGTCAGCGAGACCCAGGCGGCCTTTTTCAACCAGAGCTAG
- a CDS encoding YggT family protein → MGIVFGLVYIALLLFLVALIIRLIFDWVQMFARSWRPRGAALVAAHAVYSVTDKPIKLLRRLIPPLRLGGISLDLGFLLLFVAVTIAMAVAKYLVFAQPISA, encoded by the coding sequence ATGGGAATTGTTTTCGGACTTGTCTATATCGCCCTGCTGTTGTTCCTGGTTGCCCTCATCATCCGGCTGATTTTCGACTGGGTGCAGATGTTCGCACGAAGCTGGCGGCCGCGCGGCGCGGCGCTCGTCGCCGCCCACGCTGTGTATTCGGTCACAGACAAGCCCATCAAGCTGCTGCGGCGGCTCATTCCGCCGCTGCGGCTGGGCGGAATATCACTGGACCTCGGCTTCCTGCTGTTGTTCGTGGCAGTCACCATAGCCATGGCGGTTGCCAAGTACCTGGTGTTCGCCCAGCCCATCTCAGCGTAG
- the nrdR gene encoding transcriptional regulator NrdR: MYCPFCRNPDSRVVDSRIADDGSAIRRRRQCPECGRRFTTVETTSLTVIKRSGIGEPFSRSKVINGVRKACQGRPVTEDDLAMLAQEVEETIRASGAAEIDAHEVGLAILNPLQRLDEVAYLRFASVYQAFESLEDFEAAISLLRHEAETKGREGTSQQKSPL; this comes from the coding sequence ATGTATTGCCCGTTTTGCCGGAACCCTGATTCGCGTGTGGTGGACAGCCGGATCGCCGACGACGGCTCGGCTATCCGACGACGCCGGCAGTGCCCCGAGTGCGGGCGACGCTTCACCACTGTCGAGACCACCAGCCTCACCGTGATCAAGCGGTCAGGCATTGGTGAGCCGTTCAGCCGCAGCAAGGTCATCAACGGCGTCCGCAAGGCCTGCCAGGGCCGTCCCGTCACCGAGGACGACCTCGCCATGCTGGCCCAGGAAGTCGAAGAGACCATCCGGGCCTCCGGCGCCGCGGAGATCGATGCCCATGAAGTTGGCCTCGCCATCCTCAACCCGCTCCAGCGGCTCGACGAGGTTGCTTACCTGCGCTTCGCGAGCGTCTACCAGGCCTTCGAATCCCTTGAGGACTTCGAAGCCGCCATCTCCCTGCTCCGCCATGAGGCCGAGACCAAGGGCCGTGAAGGCACAAGCCAGCAGAAGAGCCCGCTCTAA
- the hisD gene encoding histidinol dehydrogenase, translating to MTLSADSSVPAATAPQAPADPDFRTVDLRGQRLTLAGLRAAVPRARAGTMADAEQKVLDIIHAVRTRGFEALSELARTFDGVEQAHPRVPAEALTAALAGLDPAVRAALEESIKRARRFADAQRPADTDVELGEGAVVSQNWVPVARVGLYVPGGLAVYPSSVIMNVVPALAAGVESIALASPPQKDFDGLPHPTILAAACLLGIEEVYAIGGAQAIAAFAYGVPASGGKAGLDPVDVVTGPGNVFVATAKRLVKGVVGIDSEAGTTEIAILADATAQPGLVAADLISQAEHDPKAASVLITDSEALAAAVRVELDRQAALTKHSSRVREALSGPQSGVVLVDNLEQGIAACNAYAAEHLEIMTADAATVAGRIRSAGAIFVGDYSPVSLGDYCAGSNHVLPTSGTAAFSSGLNVTTFLRAIQVINYSRAALEEVSGHIVSLSGAEDLPAHGEAVTIRFAQDA from the coding sequence GTGACCCTTTCAGCTGACAGCTCCGTACCGGCCGCAACTGCGCCCCAGGCACCCGCCGACCCAGACTTCCGCACCGTCGACCTCCGCGGCCAGCGCCTGACCCTCGCGGGTCTCCGTGCCGCGGTACCCCGGGCCAGGGCCGGCACCATGGCTGATGCCGAGCAGAAGGTCCTGGACATCATCCACGCCGTCCGCACCCGGGGCTTCGAGGCACTCAGCGAACTGGCCCGGACGTTCGACGGCGTGGAGCAGGCGCATCCCCGGGTCCCCGCGGAAGCGCTCACGGCTGCCCTGGCCGGGCTCGACCCCGCCGTGCGGGCAGCCCTGGAAGAGTCCATCAAGCGTGCCCGCCGCTTTGCCGATGCCCAGCGCCCGGCGGACACCGACGTCGAACTCGGAGAAGGCGCGGTGGTCAGCCAGAACTGGGTCCCCGTGGCACGCGTCGGCCTCTACGTGCCCGGCGGCCTGGCGGTCTACCCGTCCTCCGTGATCATGAACGTTGTCCCGGCCCTCGCAGCCGGTGTCGAATCCATCGCACTGGCATCCCCGCCGCAGAAGGACTTCGACGGCCTCCCACACCCCACGATCCTTGCCGCAGCGTGCCTGCTCGGGATCGAAGAGGTCTACGCGATCGGCGGCGCCCAGGCCATCGCGGCTTTCGCCTACGGCGTCCCCGCCTCAGGGGGGAAGGCCGGGCTGGACCCGGTGGACGTCGTCACAGGCCCGGGCAACGTCTTTGTCGCCACCGCGAAGCGTCTCGTCAAGGGCGTGGTGGGCATCGATTCCGAGGCCGGCACCACGGAGATTGCGATTCTGGCCGACGCCACGGCGCAGCCGGGCCTGGTCGCGGCCGACCTGATCAGCCAGGCCGAGCACGACCCCAAAGCGGCATCCGTGCTGATCACGGACTCCGAGGCCCTCGCCGCCGCCGTACGGGTGGAACTCGATCGCCAGGCGGCACTGACCAAACACAGCAGCCGGGTCCGTGAGGCACTCTCAGGCCCGCAGTCCGGAGTCGTCCTGGTGGACAACCTCGAACAGGGCATCGCGGCGTGCAACGCCTACGCCGCCGAACACCTGGAAATCATGACGGCTGACGCGGCCACGGTCGCGGGCCGGATCCGCAGCGCCGGGGCGATCTTCGTCGGGGACTACAGCCCCGTAAGCCTGGGCGACTACTGCGCCGGCTCCAACCACGTGCTGCCGACCAGCGGCACGGCGGCGTTCTCCTCCGGACTGAACGTGACCACCTTCCTGCGCGCCATCCAGGTGATCAACTACTCCCGCGCCGCCCTGGAAGAGGTGAGCGGGCACATTGTGAGCCTGTCCGGGGCGGAGGACCTCCCGGCGCACGGCGAAGCGGTCACTATTCGGTTCGCCCAGGACGCCTGA
- the dnaE gene encoding DNA polymerase III subunit alpha has translation MTSSNDSFVHLHNHTEYSMLDGAARLSELFDETERLGMPALATTDHGYLFGAFDFWKRATDQGIKPIIGVEAYVTPGTARTDKTRVRWGEENQRKDDISGGGAYTHMTLLSYNNVGMRNLFRASSIASLDSVFGKWPRLDRELLNTYADGLIATTGCPSGEVQTRLRLGQYREAVEAAAEFRDIFGAENYFCELMDHGLDIERRVTGDLLRLAKELNLPLVATNDLHYTHEHDAKAHEALLAIQSGSTLLEPTYDNGGSRFAFSGSGYYLKSPREMRELFRDHPEACDNTLLIAERCEVSFNTGANYMPRFPCPEGEDETSWLVKEVDKGLQYRYPQGIPDKVRTQADYELGVITSMGFPGYFLVVADFINWAKNNGIRVGPGRGSGAGSMVAYAMRITDLDPLHHGLIFERFLNPDRVSMPDFDVDFDDRRRSEVIDYVTRKYGDERVAMIVTYGTIKTKQALKDSSRVLGYPFSMGEQLTKALPPAVMAKDIPLADIQNKDSKRYSEAGDFRQLIATDPEAAKVFETALGIEGLKRQWGVHAAGVIMSSDPIIDVIPVMRRFQDGQVITQFDYPTSEGLGLIKMDFLGLRNLTIISDALENIKMNRGIDLDLESLELDDVASYELLARGDTLGVFQLDGGPMRSLLKLMKPDNFEDISAVLALYRPGPMGANAHTDYALRKNKIQEVIPIHPELEEPLSEILGGTYGLIVYQEQVMAVAQKLAGYTLGQADILRRAMGKKKKSELDKQFAGFSQGMQDNGYSMAAVKTLWDILLPFSDYAFNKAHSAAYGVISYWTAYLKAHYAPEYMAALLTSVGDDKDKSAIYLNECRRMGITVLPPDVNESALNFTPVGTDIRFGMGAIRNVGVNAVEAMVAAREKEGAYTSFKDYLVKVPAVVCNKRTIESLIKAGAFDSLNHHRRALAMIHEEAIDSVITLKRNEAIGQFDLFAGFDEAESEASLSIEIPDLPEWEKKDKLSFERDMLGLYVSDHPLQGLEGVLSQHADQSITSIIAEDGPHDGAIVTIAGMITSLSRRIAKASGNAYARAEIEDLGGSVEVMFFGQVYGPIASVLAEDLIVVVKGRLQRRDDGAVALNCMELSVPDLSEGLNGPLVITMPTHKATEAVVTELGDVLRTHRGKSEVRLHLQGDTRVEVMGLPVHLRVNPSPSLFGDLKVLLGPTCLDS, from the coding sequence GTGACTTCCAGCAACGACTCGTTTGTCCATCTCCACAACCACACCGAGTACTCGATGCTGGACGGCGCCGCCCGGCTCAGTGAACTGTTCGACGAAACTGAACGGCTCGGCATGCCGGCCCTTGCCACAACGGACCACGGTTACCTGTTCGGCGCCTTCGATTTCTGGAAGCGGGCCACGGACCAGGGCATCAAGCCGATCATCGGCGTCGAGGCCTATGTAACCCCCGGCACCGCGCGCACGGACAAGACCCGCGTCCGCTGGGGCGAGGAGAACCAGCGCAAGGACGACATCTCCGGCGGTGGCGCCTACACCCACATGACGCTGCTCAGCTACAACAACGTGGGCATGCGGAACCTGTTCCGGGCCTCCTCGATCGCGTCCCTTGATTCGGTCTTCGGCAAATGGCCCCGCCTGGACCGCGAACTCCTGAACACCTATGCGGATGGCCTGATTGCGACCACCGGGTGCCCGTCCGGTGAGGTCCAGACCCGGCTCAGGCTCGGCCAGTACCGGGAAGCCGTCGAAGCGGCCGCCGAGTTCCGCGACATCTTCGGAGCCGAGAACTACTTCTGCGAACTCATGGACCATGGCCTGGACATCGAGCGGCGCGTCACGGGGGACCTGCTGCGCCTGGCCAAGGAACTGAACCTTCCGCTCGTGGCCACCAACGATCTCCACTACACGCACGAGCACGACGCGAAGGCGCACGAGGCCCTGTTGGCCATCCAGTCCGGTTCCACCCTCCTGGAGCCGACGTACGACAACGGCGGCTCGCGCTTCGCCTTCTCCGGCAGCGGGTACTACCTGAAGTCACCGCGGGAAATGCGGGAACTGTTCCGCGACCACCCGGAGGCGTGCGACAACACACTCCTGATCGCCGAGCGCTGCGAAGTCTCGTTCAACACCGGCGCCAACTACATGCCCCGGTTCCCCTGCCCGGAGGGGGAGGACGAAACGTCCTGGCTGGTCAAGGAAGTCGACAAGGGACTCCAGTACCGCTACCCCCAGGGCATCCCGGACAAGGTCCGCACCCAGGCGGACTACGAACTCGGCGTCATCACGTCCATGGGTTTCCCGGGCTACTTCCTGGTGGTGGCCGACTTCATCAACTGGGCCAAGAACAACGGCATCCGGGTGGGTCCCGGACGTGGCTCGGGCGCAGGCTCGATGGTGGCGTACGCCATGCGCATCACCGACCTCGATCCGCTGCACCACGGCCTGATCTTCGAGCGATTCCTCAACCCGGACCGCGTCTCCATGCCTGACTTCGACGTCGACTTCGATGACCGGCGCCGCTCCGAGGTGATCGACTACGTCACGCGTAAATACGGGGACGAACGCGTCGCGATGATCGTCACCTACGGCACCATCAAGACCAAGCAGGCCCTCAAGGACTCCTCGCGCGTGCTGGGCTACCCGTTCAGCATGGGCGAGCAGCTGACCAAGGCGCTGCCGCCGGCCGTGATGGCCAAGGACATCCCGTTGGCCGACATCCAGAACAAGGACTCCAAGCGCTACAGCGAGGCGGGGGACTTCCGCCAGCTGATCGCCACGGACCCGGAAGCCGCCAAGGTGTTCGAAACGGCGCTCGGCATCGAGGGCCTGAAACGCCAGTGGGGTGTCCACGCGGCCGGCGTCATCATGTCCTCGGACCCCATCATCGACGTCATCCCGGTCATGCGCCGCTTCCAGGATGGCCAGGTCATCACCCAGTTCGACTACCCGACGTCCGAGGGCCTCGGCCTGATCAAGATGGACTTCCTGGGCCTGCGGAACCTGACGATCATTTCCGACGCCCTGGAAAACATCAAGATGAACCGCGGGATCGACCTCGACCTGGAGTCCCTGGAACTGGACGACGTGGCGTCGTACGAGCTGCTTGCCCGCGGCGACACCCTGGGGGTGTTCCAGCTCGACGGCGGCCCGATGCGCTCCCTGCTCAAGCTGATGAAGCCTGACAACTTCGAAGACATCTCCGCCGTCCTGGCGCTCTACCGGCCCGGACCCATGGGGGCCAACGCGCACACCGACTACGCCCTGCGCAAGAACAAGATCCAGGAAGTCATCCCGATCCACCCGGAGCTCGAGGAACCGCTCTCCGAGATCCTCGGTGGCACCTACGGCCTGATCGTGTACCAGGAGCAGGTCATGGCCGTGGCCCAGAAGCTCGCCGGCTACACGCTGGGCCAGGCCGACATCCTGCGCCGCGCCATGGGCAAGAAAAAGAAATCGGAACTGGACAAGCAGTTCGCCGGCTTCTCCCAGGGCATGCAGGACAACGGCTACTCCATGGCTGCGGTCAAGACCCTCTGGGACATCCTGCTGCCGTTCTCCGACTACGCCTTCAACAAGGCGCACTCGGCCGCCTACGGCGTGATCTCCTACTGGACCGCCTACCTGAAGGCGCACTACGCGCCGGAGTACATGGCGGCCCTGCTCACCTCGGTCGGCGACGACAAGGACAAATCGGCCATCTACCTCAACGAATGCCGGCGCATGGGCATCACGGTGCTGCCGCCGGACGTCAACGAGTCTGCGCTGAACTTCACCCCGGTCGGCACCGATATCCGCTTCGGCATGGGGGCCATCCGCAACGTCGGCGTCAACGCCGTCGAAGCCATGGTGGCGGCCCGCGAAAAAGAGGGCGCCTACACGTCCTTCAAGGACTACCTCGTGAAGGTCCCGGCCGTGGTGTGCAACAAGCGCACCATCGAATCCCTGATCAAGGCCGGCGCCTTCGACTCCCTGAACCACCACCGGCGCGCCCTGGCCATGATCCATGAAGAAGCCATCGACTCGGTCATCACCCTCAAGCGCAACGAGGCGATCGGCCAGTTCGACCTCTTCGCCGGTTTCGACGAGGCCGAATCCGAGGCGTCCCTGAGCATCGAAATCCCGGACCTTCCCGAATGGGAGAAAAAGGACAAGCTCTCCTTCGAACGGGACATGCTGGGCCTGTACGTCTCGGACCACCCGCTGCAGGGGCTCGAAGGGGTCCTGAGCCAGCATGCCGACCAGTCCATCACCTCGATCATCGCCGAGGACGGCCCGCACGACGGCGCCATCGTCACCATCGCGGGCATGATCACCTCACTGAGCCGGCGGATCGCGAAAGCCAGCGGCAACGCCTACGCCCGTGCCGAGATCGAGGACCTGGGCGGTTCGGTCGAGGTCATGTTCTTTGGCCAGGTCTACGGGCCCATCGCCTCGGTGCTGGCAGAGGACCTGATCGTCGTCGTCAAGGGGCGGCTGCAGCGCCGCGATGACGGCGCCGTCGCCCTGAACTGCATGGAACTGTCCGTCCCGGACCTCAGCGAGGGCCTCAACGGCCCGCTCGTGATCACCATGCCGACACACAAGGCGACCGAAGCCGTCGTGACCGAACTCGGAGACGTGCTGCGGACCCACCGCGGCAAATCCGAAGTCCGGCTGCACCTGCAGGGTGACACCCGGGTGGAAGTCATGGGCCTGCCCGTACACCTGAGGGTCAACCCGAGCCCGTCGCTGTTCGGCGACCTGAAGGTGCTGCTCGGCCCCACCTGCCTGGACAGCTGA
- a CDS encoding RluA family pseudouridine synthase, producing the protein MTPEHPVPGHSTPEDLTPEGSLPAGTLPEDILPEDIDDAGGGPHGASATAASSFRFVVPDELAGTRVDAGLAKLMDISRSQAATLIAEGNVISKDKAVGKSLKLAPGTVLDVAVPERRDPLEIVEEVVEDLFILLDDDEFVVIDKPVGVAAHPSPGWVGPTVVGGLAGLGYRISTSGSPERAGIVHRLDVGTSGVMVVAKTERAYTALKRAFKERTVDKVYHAVVQGLPDPLAGTIDAPIGRHPGHDWRFAVIEDGRDSITHYEVLEAFGKASLVEVHLETGRTHQIRVHFSALRHPCAGDLTYGADPRLAATLGLTRQWLHARQLSFDHPRTGERVTVTSEYPQDLRYALEVLESGQA; encoded by the coding sequence ATGACTCCTGAGCACCCGGTGCCCGGACACAGCACGCCCGAGGACCTGACGCCGGAGGGGTCCTTGCCGGCTGGGACGCTGCCCGAAGACATCCTGCCGGAAGACATCGACGACGCCGGGGGCGGGCCCCACGGGGCGTCCGCGACGGCCGCGTCATCGTTCCGCTTCGTGGTCCCCGATGAACTCGCGGGCACCCGGGTGGATGCCGGGCTGGCGAAACTCATGGATATTTCCCGCTCGCAGGCCGCCACACTGATCGCCGAGGGCAACGTCATCAGCAAGGACAAAGCGGTCGGAAAATCGCTCAAGCTTGCCCCCGGCACCGTGCTCGACGTCGCCGTCCCGGAACGCCGGGACCCCCTGGAAATCGTGGAGGAAGTCGTGGAGGACCTGTTCATCCTGCTGGACGATGACGAATTTGTCGTCATCGACAAACCGGTCGGTGTGGCCGCCCACCCCTCGCCGGGCTGGGTGGGACCCACCGTCGTCGGCGGGCTCGCCGGCCTCGGCTACCGGATCTCCACGTCGGGCTCGCCCGAGCGCGCCGGCATCGTCCACCGGCTCGACGTCGGGACCTCCGGGGTGATGGTGGTCGCCAAGACGGAGCGGGCCTACACGGCGCTCAAGCGTGCCTTCAAGGAGCGCACCGTGGATAAGGTCTACCACGCCGTCGTGCAGGGCCTGCCGGATCCGCTGGCCGGCACCATTGACGCGCCGATCGGCCGCCATCCGGGCCACGACTGGCGGTTCGCCGTGATCGAGGACGGCAGGGACTCCATCACGCACTACGAGGTCCTTGAGGCGTTCGGCAAGGCCTCGCTCGTGGAAGTCCACCTCGAGACCGGCCGCACGCACCAGATCCGGGTCCACTTCTCCGCGCTGCGTCACCCGTGTGCGGGCGACCTGACCTATGGCGCTGACCCGCGGCTCGCCGCCACGCTGGGGCTCACCCGGCAGTGGCTGCACGCCCGGCAGTTGTCCTTCGACCACCCCCGGACGGGGGAGCGGGTCACGGTCACCAGCGAGTACCCGCAGGACCTGCGCTACGCGCTGGAAGTCCTGGAGTCCGGACAGGCCTGA
- the ppgK gene encoding polyphosphate--glucose phosphotransferase: MAKKDEKSKKNAPLIGIDIGGTGIKGGIVDLKKGKLIGDRLRIPTPQPSTPESVAEVVAQVVAELSARPDAPAPDSPVGVTFPGIIQHGVVHSAANVDKSWLEMDIDALLTARLGRPVEVINDADAAGLAEARFGAGEFVEGTVLVITLGTGIGSAFIFDGKLVPNAELGHLEIDGFDAESKASAVARERDGLSWEEYSVLLQRYFSHVEFLFSPELFIVGGGISKRADEYLPRLQLRTPIVPAELKNDAGIVGAALEIALKHKLAK; the protein is encoded by the coding sequence TTGGCCAAGAAGGACGAGAAGTCGAAGAAGAACGCCCCGCTGATCGGCATCGACATCGGCGGCACCGGGATCAAGGGCGGGATCGTCGACCTGAAGAAGGGCAAGCTGATCGGTGACCGCCTGCGCATCCCCACCCCGCAGCCCTCGACGCCCGAATCCGTTGCCGAAGTCGTGGCCCAGGTTGTCGCCGAACTGTCCGCCCGACCCGACGCGCCGGCACCGGACTCGCCAGTGGGCGTCACCTTCCCGGGCATCATCCAGCACGGTGTGGTCCACTCCGCCGCCAATGTGGACAAGTCGTGGCTGGAAATGGACATCGATGCCCTGCTGACGGCCCGTCTCGGCCGCCCGGTGGAGGTCATCAACGACGCCGACGCCGCCGGCCTGGCAGAGGCACGCTTCGGCGCGGGCGAGTTCGTCGAGGGGACAGTGCTGGTCATCACGCTCGGCACCGGGATCGGCTCCGCCTTTATCTTCGACGGCAAGCTTGTTCCCAACGCCGAGCTCGGCCACCTTGAAATCGATGGGTTCGACGCCGAGAGCAAGGCCTCAGCCGTGGCCCGCGAGCGGGACGGCCTGAGCTGGGAGGAGTACAGCGTGCTGCTCCAGCGGTACTTCTCCCACGTGGAGTTCCTCTTCTCCCCCGAACTGTTCATCGTCGGCGGCGGCATCTCGAAACGGGCCGACGAATACCTGCCGCGGCTGCAGCTGCGCACGCCGATCGTCCCGGCCGAGCTGAAGAACGACGCCGGAATCGTCGGCGCCGCCCTCGAGATCGCGCTGAAGCACAAACTGGCCAAGTAG
- a CDS encoding flavin reductase family protein produces the protein MFRRHAAGVAIITANFNGVPFGFTATSVASLSAKPPRFTFNMARTSSSWPAVANTTYIGVHMLGLDNQELADRFARTSNRFEGDHWALGPHEVPILNDVAGWLIGKVQMRLSFENNAVVVVEVVEGEVGADGAPLLYHSGSYGQPVPLDYEI, from the coding sequence ATGTTCCGCCGGCACGCGGCCGGAGTGGCCATTATCACCGCCAACTTCAACGGCGTCCCCTTCGGCTTCACGGCGACCTCGGTGGCCTCGCTCTCGGCGAAGCCGCCCCGGTTCACGTTCAACATGGCCCGCACGTCCAGTTCCTGGCCGGCCGTGGCCAACACCACGTACATCGGCGTCCACATGCTGGGGCTGGACAACCAGGAGCTTGCGGACCGGTTTGCCCGGACCAGCAACCGATTCGAGGGGGATCACTGGGCGCTCGGACCCCATGAGGTGCCGATCCTGAACGACGTCGCCGGCTGGCTGATCGGCAAGGTCCAGATGCGGCTCTCCTTCGAGAACAACGCCGTGGTGGTGGTCGAGGTCGTGGAAGGCGAAGTCGGTGCCGACGGCGCCCCCCTGCTCTACCACTCCGGCTCCTATGGCCAGCCCGTGCCGCTCGACTACGAGATCTGA
- the lspA gene encoding signal peptidase II, with amino-acid sequence MTDAPSPDPTQPAESAQTGFSQAESAQTIPAGPRPRRALLLAVFFGLAVFAYVFDQLTKLWVTGNMTEGERIPVLPPLLHWYYIRNSGAAFSIGENVTWVFTIIMTAVSIAILAQLRKLGSLWWALALGLLLGGALGNLTDRLFREPSFAMGHVVDFIQLPNFAIFNIADSAVVCSVVIICLLTLRGISLDGSHLTKDTVKHDS; translated from the coding sequence ATGACTGACGCACCATCACCTGACCCAACGCAGCCCGCCGAGTCCGCGCAGACCGGGTTCTCTCAAGCCGAGTCCGCGCAAACCATTCCCGCCGGGCCCCGGCCGCGGCGGGCCCTGCTGCTCGCCGTCTTCTTTGGCCTGGCGGTGTTCGCCTACGTCTTCGACCAGCTCACCAAACTGTGGGTCACCGGCAACATGACCGAGGGCGAGCGGATCCCCGTCCTGCCGCCGCTGCTGCACTGGTACTACATCCGCAACTCCGGTGCCGCTTTCTCAATCGGCGAGAACGTCACCTGGGTGTTCACCATCATCATGACCGCAGTATCGATCGCCATCCTGGCGCAGCTGCGGAAACTCGGATCGCTCTGGTGGGCGCTGGCGCTCGGGCTGCTGCTCGGCGGTGCCCTCGGCAACCTCACGGACCGCCTGTTCCGCGAACCTTCGTTCGCCATGGGCCATGTCGTGGACTTCATCCAGCTTCCCAATTTCGCGATTTTCAACATCGCCGACTCAGCCGTTGTGTGCTCCGTGGTGATCATCTGCCTGCTGACGCTGCGCGGAATCTCCCTGGACGGCTCACACCTGACCAAGGACACAGTGAAACATGACTCCTGA